Proteins encoded together in one Capricornis sumatraensis isolate serow.1 chromosome 3, serow.2, whole genome shotgun sequence window:
- the LOC138076227 gene encoding olfactory receptor 5M10-like — MFSPNHTIVTEFILLGLTDDPILQKALFGVFLVIYLITVVGNLTMIVLIRTNSHLQTPMYFFLSHLSFVDLCYSSNVTPNMLHNFLSDQKTISYPGCFTQCLLFIALVITELYLLASMALDRYVAICSPLHYSTRMSKDVCIFLVTVPYTCGLLNGLSQALLTFHLSFCDSLEINHFYCADPPLIMLACSDTYVKKVAMFVVAGFTLLSSLFIILLSYILIIASILKIHSAKGRYKAFSTCGSHLTTVTLFYGTLFCMYLRPPSKNSVQESKIIAVFYTFLSPMLNPLIYSLRNKHVIHAMRHMIKVTFFS; from the coding sequence ATGTTTTCCCCAAATCACACAATAGTGACTGAATTCATTCTCCTGGGACTCACAGATGACCCAATACTACAGAAGGCTCTGTTTGGGGTGTTCCTGGTGATCTACCTAATCACAGTGGTGGGAAATCTGACCATGATCGTGCTGATCAGGACCAATTCCCACCTCCAGACtcccatgtatttcttcctcaGCCACCTCTCCTTTGTAGACCTTTGCTATTCCTCCAATGTTACTCCAAATATGCTGCACAATTTCCTCTCAGACCAGAAGACCATCTCCTACCCTGGATGCTTCACACAGTGTCTTCTCTTCATTGCCCTGGTGATCACTGAACTTTATCTCCTTGCTTCAATGGCCCTGGATCGCTATGTAGCCATCTGCAGCCCTCTACATTACAGCACCAGGATGTCCAAGGATGTTTGCATCTTTCTGGTCACAGTCCCTTATACTTGTGGTCTCCTCAATGGTCTCTCTCAGGCTCTGCTGACCTTTcacttgtccttctgtgactccCTTGAAATCAACCATTTCTACTGTGCTGATCCTCCTCTGATAATGTTGGCCTGCTCTGACACTTATGTCAAAAAGGTGGCGATGTTTGTGGTTGCTGGTTTCACTCTCTTAAGTTCTCTCTTCATCATTCTTCTGTCCTACATTTTAATCATTGCATCCATCTTGAAGATCCATTCTGCAAAAGGCAGGTACAAAGCCTTTTCTACTTGTGGTTCCCACCTGACAACAGTCACTCTATTTTATGGAACCCTCTTCTGCATGTACTTAAGGCCTCCATCTAAGAACTCTGTACAAGAGTCCAAAATAATTGCagttttttatacatttttgagcCCAATGTTGAACCCATTGATATACAGTCTAAGGAACAAGCATGTGATCCATGCCATGAGGCATATGATTAAGGTAacttttttttcatag